A stretch of Brassica rapa cultivar Chiifu-401-42 chromosome A08, CAAS_Brap_v3.01, whole genome shotgun sequence DNA encodes these proteins:
- the LOC103832579 gene encoding uncharacterized protein LOC103832579 isoform X2 translates to MNLGELNNNKVWEIKALKKKAREDEARKILEKVANQVQPIMTRRKWRVKLLSEFWGVQVKLRLRRVNNDGDFLSYHEILDTMLHELCHNAHGPHNASFYKLWDELRKECEELMSKGITGSGQGFDVPGKRLGGFSRQPTLSSLRATAAKAAEKRVRAGNLLPSGPQRLGGDSSIMSDLTPIQAAAMAAERRFLDDIWCGSQSAEALEDQENYSDACAEPVVSVRSAKRSSSCSNATSSSCPPSSWGSDVIDLTEEEASESSRCSKRSCNPAGDQGPSSSSKDEPISGVMKSSETSPSTSCNENQGREETAMWECAECTLLNPLLAPICELCTAAKPKEREMKHKVWSCKFCTLENEVNLEKCEACGQWRYSYGQPLSTRAPNVGT, encoded by the exons ATGAATTTGGGGGAATTGAACAATAATAAGGTGTGGGAGATTAAAGCCCTGAAGAAGAAAGCGAGGGAAGATGAGGCGAGGAAGATTCTGGAGAAAGTGGCGAATCAGGTTCAGCCTATTATGACTCGACGCAAATGGCGTGTCAAGCTTCTCTCCGAATTCTG GGGCGTTCAAGTGAAACTGAGGCTTCGGAGGGTAAACAACGATGGAGATTTCTTGTCCTATCACGAGATCCTTGACACTATGCTCCACGAGCTTTGCCACAATGCTCATGGTCCTCACAATGCTAGTTTTTATAAGCTTTGGGATGAACTTCGAAAG GAATGTGAGGAGTTGATGTCAAAGGGTATCACAGGGTCAGGCCAAGGCTTTGATGTTCCTGGCAAGCGCTTGGGTGGGTTTTCTCGTCAGCCTACCCTCTCTTCTCTTCGTGCAACAGCAGCTAAAGCAGCTGAAAAGAGAGTGCGTGCGGGTAATTTGTTACCCTCAGGACCTCAACGCCTTGGTGGTGATAGCAGCATTATGTCAGATCTTACCCCAATCCAGGCTGCTGCAATGGCTGCTGAAAGGCGCTTCCTTGATGACATCTGGTGTGGTTCCCAATCCGCAGAGGCTTTAGAAGACCAAGAGAATTATAGTGACGCATGTGCGGAACCTGTTGTTTCGGTAAGGTCAGCAAAAAGAAGCAGTAGCTGCTCAAATGCTACCAGTTCATCATGCCCTCCATCTTCCTGGGGATCAGATGTCATTGATTTaacagaggaagaagcttcTGAAAGTAGTAGATGTAGTAAAAGAAGTTGCAACCCAGCTGGTGATCAAGGTCCTTCGTCTTCCTCCAAAGATGAACCAATATCTGGTGTTATGAAATCATCAGAAACTTCACCATCCACCAGTTGCAATGAAAATCAAGGCAGAGAAGAAACTGCAATGTGGGAGTGTGCAGAATGCACCTTATTGAACCCG TTGTTGGCTCCGATATGCGAGCTATGCACTGCGGCAAAGCCAAAGGAAAGAGAGATGAAGCACAAAGTCTGGTCATGCAAGTTCTGCACTCTTGAAAACGAGGTGAATCTGGAGAAATGCGAGGCTTGTGGTCAGTGGAGATACTCGTATGGACAACCATTGTCGACTCGTGCTCCTAATGTCGGCACTTGA
- the LOC103832579 gene encoding uncharacterized protein LOC103832579 isoform X1, giving the protein MNLGELNNNKVWEIKALKKKAREDEARKILEKVANQVQPIMTRRKWRVKLLSEFCPTNPRLLGVNVNRGVQVKLRLRRVNNDGDFLSYHEILDTMLHELCHNAHGPHNASFYKLWDELRKECEELMSKGITGSGQGFDVPGKRLGGFSRQPTLSSLRATAAKAAEKRVRAGNLLPSGPQRLGGDSSIMSDLTPIQAAAMAAERRFLDDIWCGSQSAEALEDQENYSDACAEPVVSVRSAKRSSSCSNATSSSCPPSSWGSDVIDLTEEEASESSRCSKRSCNPAGDQGPSSSSKDEPISGVMKSSETSPSTSCNENQGREETAMWECAECTLLNPLLAPICELCTAAKPKEREMKHKVWSCKFCTLENEVNLEKCEACGQWRYSYGQPLSTRAPNVGT; this is encoded by the exons ATGAATTTGGGGGAATTGAACAATAATAAGGTGTGGGAGATTAAAGCCCTGAAGAAGAAAGCGAGGGAAGATGAGGCGAGGAAGATTCTGGAGAAAGTGGCGAATCAGGTTCAGCCTATTATGACTCGACGCAAATGGCGTGTCAAGCTTCTCTCCGAATTCTG CCCAACGAATCCAAGGCTTTTGGGGGTGAATGTAAATAGGGGCGTTCAAGTGAAACTGAGGCTTCGGAGGGTAAACAACGATGGAGATTTCTTGTCCTATCACGAGATCCTTGACACTATGCTCCACGAGCTTTGCCACAATGCTCATGGTCCTCACAATGCTAGTTTTTATAAGCTTTGGGATGAACTTCGAAAG GAATGTGAGGAGTTGATGTCAAAGGGTATCACAGGGTCAGGCCAAGGCTTTGATGTTCCTGGCAAGCGCTTGGGTGGGTTTTCTCGTCAGCCTACCCTCTCTTCTCTTCGTGCAACAGCAGCTAAAGCAGCTGAAAAGAGAGTGCGTGCGGGTAATTTGTTACCCTCAGGACCTCAACGCCTTGGTGGTGATAGCAGCATTATGTCAGATCTTACCCCAATCCAGGCTGCTGCAATGGCTGCTGAAAGGCGCTTCCTTGATGACATCTGGTGTGGTTCCCAATCCGCAGAGGCTTTAGAAGACCAAGAGAATTATAGTGACGCATGTGCGGAACCTGTTGTTTCGGTAAGGTCAGCAAAAAGAAGCAGTAGCTGCTCAAATGCTACCAGTTCATCATGCCCTCCATCTTCCTGGGGATCAGATGTCATTGATTTaacagaggaagaagcttcTGAAAGTAGTAGATGTAGTAAAAGAAGTTGCAACCCAGCTGGTGATCAAGGTCCTTCGTCTTCCTCCAAAGATGAACCAATATCTGGTGTTATGAAATCATCAGAAACTTCACCATCCACCAGTTGCAATGAAAATCAAGGCAGAGAAGAAACTGCAATGTGGGAGTGTGCAGAATGCACCTTATTGAACCCG TTGTTGGCTCCGATATGCGAGCTATGCACTGCGGCAAAGCCAAAGGAAAGAGAGATGAAGCACAAAGTCTGGTCATGCAAGTTCTGCACTCTTGAAAACGAGGTGAATCTGGAGAAATGCGAGGCTTGTGGTCAGTGGAGATACTCGTATGGACAACCATTGTCGACTCGTGCTCCTAATGTCGGCACTTGA